Proteins from one Sarcophilus harrisii chromosome 2, mSarHar1.11, whole genome shotgun sequence genomic window:
- the ZNF341 gene encoding zinc finger protein 341 isoform X1 yields the protein MAQTIFEALEGIDNQTVLAVQSLWDGQGTVPDPTAQNVNTPTTIQSLDDEDVFLCGKCKKQFNSLPAFMTHKREQCQGSAPALAAVSLATNSIYAPSVTSVQQAPPANRQQISTYITVPPSPLIQTLVQGNILVSDEVLMSAMSAFTSLDQPMPPVQPPVQPPVQSSLSMHSGPGYLPQPPPPPPPPPPLAPPPPPHPPPPPPPPPQNLGAPGRPSTGSSGVVEVYNASAPLAGSNVVEIQALGMQPYPPMEVPNQCVENPVYPSPPVYSPGKQGFKPKGPTPPDPLTNSTSGNVGAFNSPSTLKTRRPKSDGGLQEGKPKCQKLKCTYCNKTFTKNFDLQQHIRSHTGEKPFQCIVCGRAFAQKSNVKKHMQTHKVWPPGHGGTISRNSVTVQVMALNPTQQENEEDSGISQPPRSVPQPQVLASTEESEAGKLDAKQVVLIDSSYQCQFCPNKFSTYFQLKSHMTQHKNEQVYKCVVKSCAQTFQKLDMFLEHIKSHQEELSYRCHLCSKDFPSLYELGVHQYSHSLLPQHSPKKDVTVYKCIKCVNKYSTPEALEHHLQTATHNFPCPHCQKVFPCERYLRRHLPTHGSGGKFKCQICKKFFRREHYLKLHAHIHSGEKPFKCSLCDSAFNRKDKLKRHMLIHEPTKKYTCPFSTHTGCSKEFNRPDKLKAHILSHSGMKIHNCQFCSKCFSRRAHLVEHQRSHTDNYKYRCSSCGKGFTRNKYLKEHRCRLGPLKDKDPQACRLQKQRGARSHKASPPDPLGLEELKGSTEGTEGAGCSKDPFPESDAVLSIVVGSSVGGEPELVVPGHTDGMGPNLTLAGLQSAAEGPCAMLAVPVYIQTTE from the exons ATGATGAAGATGTCTTTCTCTGTGGGAAGTGTAAAAAGCAATTCAACTCATTACCAGCATTCATGACCCACAAGCGGGAGCAGTGTCAGGGGAGCGCCCCTGCACTGGCTGCTGTCTCCCTGGCCACCAATAGCATCTATGCGCCCTCTGTCACATCTGTGCAACAGGCTCCGCCAGCCAATCGCCAG CAGATCTCTACATATATCACAGTGCCCCCATCCCCTCTGATCCAGACTTTGGTACAAGGGAACATTTTGGTGAGTGATGAAGTGCTGATGTCAGCTATGTCAGCCTTCACATCACTGGATCAGCCAATGCCCCCTGTACAGCCCCCTGTGCAGCCTCCCGTGCAG AGCAGCCTGAGTATGCACTCAGGTCCAGGTTACCTCCCTCAGCCTCCACCCCCTCCACCGCCCCCTCCGCCGTtggcccctcctcctcccccgcATCCCCCGCCCCCGCCTCCGCCTCCTCCACAGAACCTCGGGGCTCCTGGACGTCCCAGCACGGGGAGCAGTGGAGTAGTAGAGGTTTACAACGCCTCTGCCCCCCTGGCAGGAAGCAACGTGGTGGAGATCCAGGCTCTGGGCATGCAGCCCTACCCCCCCATGGAG GTTCCAAACCAGTGTGTGGAGAATCCTGTGTACCCCAGTCCCCCTGTATATAGCCCTGGGAAACAGGGCTTCAAACCCAAAGGACCGACCCCACCTGACCCCTTGACCAACTCCACCAGTGGTAATGTGGGTGCTTTCAATTCCCCTTCCACATTGAAGACACGGCGTCCCAAAAGTGATGGTGGACTTCAAGAAG GGAAGCCCAAGTGCCAGAAACTCAAGTGTACCTACTGCAACAAAACCTTCACCAAGAACTTTGACCTGCAGCAACACATCCGAAG TCACACAGGGGAGAAACCCTTCCAGTGCATTGTCTGTGGCCGGGCCTTTGCACAGAAGTCAAATGTCAAGAAGCACATGCAGACCCACAAAGTGTGGCCACCAGGGCATGGGGGCACCATCTCTCGGAACTCAGTGACTGTCCAGGTTATGGCTCTGAACCCCACCCAGCAAGAGAATGAGGAAGACTCAG GGATCAGCCAGCCCCCCAGGAGTGTGCCCCAGCCTCAGGTCTTGGCTTCCACTGAGGAAAGCGAGGCAGGGAAACTGGACGCCAAGCAGGTGGTCCTCATTGACAGCTCTTACCAGTGTCAGTTCTGTCCAAACAAGTTCAGTACCTACTTCCAGCTCAAATCACACATGACCCAGCATAAGAACGAGCAG GTGTATAAGTGTGTCGTGAAGAGCTGTGCCCAGACGTTCCAGAAGCTAGATATGTTCCTGGAGCACATCAAGAGCCACCAGGAGGAACTGAGCTACCGGTGTCACCTGTGCAGCAAGGACTTCCCCTCCCTGTATGAGCTGGGTGTGCACCAGTACTCCCACAGCCTCCTGCCTCAGCACAGCCCTAAGAAGGATGTCACAGTCTACAA GTGTATCAAATGTGTCAATAAATACTCTACCCCTGAAGCCCTGGAACACCATCTCCAGACAGCAACTCACAACTTCCCCTGTCCACACTGCCAGAAG GTGTTCCCCTGCGAGCGGTACCTTCGACGTCATCTGCCCACTCATGGCAGTGGGGGCAAATTTAAGTGCCAGATATGTAAGAAGTTCTTCCGGAGGGAGCACTACCTCAAGCTGCATGCCCACATCCATTCTG GTGAAAAGCCCTTTAAATGCTCTTTATGTGACTCGGCCTTTAATCGGAAGGATAAGTTGAAGCGACATATGTTGATCCACGAGCCAACCAAGAAATATACATGCCCCTTCTC GACGCATACAGGCTGCAGTAAGGAGTTCAATCGTCCAGACAAGTTGAAGGCTCATATCCTTTCCCATTCGG GGATGAAGATCCACAATTGCCAGTTCTGTAGCAAGTGCTTTAGCCGCCGGGCCCATCTTGTGGAACACCAGCGCTCCCATACTGACAACTACAAGTACCGCTGCTCCAGCTGCGGCAAGGGCTTCACGCGTAACAAGTACTTGAAGGAGCACCGGTGCAGGCTGGGCCCACTCAAGGACAAAGACCCCCAGGCCTGCCGACTCCAGAAGCAGCGGGGGGCTCGGAGCCACAAGGCCTCCCCACCTGACCCATTGGGCCTGGAAGAACTCAAGGGCAGTACTGAGGGGACTGAGGGGGCTGGCTGTAGCAAAGACCCCTTCCCAGAGTCAGATGCGGTTCTCTCCATTGTGGTGGGAAGCTCAGTGGGGGGCGAGCCTGAGCTGGTGGTGCCAGGGCACACAGATGGCATGGGCCCAAACCTGACCCTGGCAGGACTGCAGTCTGCAGCTGAGGGCCCCTGTGCCATGTTGGCTGTCCCTGTGTATATTCAGACCACCGAGTGA
- the ZNF341 gene encoding zinc finger protein 341 isoform X2 → MAQTIFEALEGIDNQTVLAVQSLWDGQGTVPDPTAQNVNTPTTIQSLDDEDVFLCGKCKKQFNSLPAFMTHKREQCQGSAPALAAVSLATNSIYAPSVTSVQQAPPANRQISTYITVPPSPLIQTLVQGNILVSDEVLMSAMSAFTSLDQPMPPVQPPVQPPVQSSLSMHSGPGYLPQPPPPPPPPPPLAPPPPPHPPPPPPPPPQNLGAPGRPSTGSSGVVEVYNASAPLAGSNVVEIQALGMQPYPPMEVPNQCVENPVYPSPPVYSPGKQGFKPKGPTPPDPLTNSTSGNVGAFNSPSTLKTRRPKSDGGLQEGKPKCQKLKCTYCNKTFTKNFDLQQHIRSHTGEKPFQCIVCGRAFAQKSNVKKHMQTHKVWPPGHGGTISRNSVTVQVMALNPTQQENEEDSGISQPPRSVPQPQVLASTEESEAGKLDAKQVVLIDSSYQCQFCPNKFSTYFQLKSHMTQHKNEQVYKCVVKSCAQTFQKLDMFLEHIKSHQEELSYRCHLCSKDFPSLYELGVHQYSHSLLPQHSPKKDVTVYKCIKCVNKYSTPEALEHHLQTATHNFPCPHCQKVFPCERYLRRHLPTHGSGGKFKCQICKKFFRREHYLKLHAHIHSGEKPFKCSLCDSAFNRKDKLKRHMLIHEPTKKYTCPFSTHTGCSKEFNRPDKLKAHILSHSGMKIHNCQFCSKCFSRRAHLVEHQRSHTDNYKYRCSSCGKGFTRNKYLKEHRCRLGPLKDKDPQACRLQKQRGARSHKASPPDPLGLEELKGSTEGTEGAGCSKDPFPESDAVLSIVVGSSVGGEPELVVPGHTDGMGPNLTLAGLQSAAEGPCAMLAVPVYIQTTE, encoded by the exons ATGATGAAGATGTCTTTCTCTGTGGGAAGTGTAAAAAGCAATTCAACTCATTACCAGCATTCATGACCCACAAGCGGGAGCAGTGTCAGGGGAGCGCCCCTGCACTGGCTGCTGTCTCCCTGGCCACCAATAGCATCTATGCGCCCTCTGTCACATCTGTGCAACAGGCTCCGCCAGCCAATCGCCAG ATCTCTACATATATCACAGTGCCCCCATCCCCTCTGATCCAGACTTTGGTACAAGGGAACATTTTGGTGAGTGATGAAGTGCTGATGTCAGCTATGTCAGCCTTCACATCACTGGATCAGCCAATGCCCCCTGTACAGCCCCCTGTGCAGCCTCCCGTGCAG AGCAGCCTGAGTATGCACTCAGGTCCAGGTTACCTCCCTCAGCCTCCACCCCCTCCACCGCCCCCTCCGCCGTtggcccctcctcctcccccgcATCCCCCGCCCCCGCCTCCGCCTCCTCCACAGAACCTCGGGGCTCCTGGACGTCCCAGCACGGGGAGCAGTGGAGTAGTAGAGGTTTACAACGCCTCTGCCCCCCTGGCAGGAAGCAACGTGGTGGAGATCCAGGCTCTGGGCATGCAGCCCTACCCCCCCATGGAG GTTCCAAACCAGTGTGTGGAGAATCCTGTGTACCCCAGTCCCCCTGTATATAGCCCTGGGAAACAGGGCTTCAAACCCAAAGGACCGACCCCACCTGACCCCTTGACCAACTCCACCAGTGGTAATGTGGGTGCTTTCAATTCCCCTTCCACATTGAAGACACGGCGTCCCAAAAGTGATGGTGGACTTCAAGAAG GGAAGCCCAAGTGCCAGAAACTCAAGTGTACCTACTGCAACAAAACCTTCACCAAGAACTTTGACCTGCAGCAACACATCCGAAG TCACACAGGGGAGAAACCCTTCCAGTGCATTGTCTGTGGCCGGGCCTTTGCACAGAAGTCAAATGTCAAGAAGCACATGCAGACCCACAAAGTGTGGCCACCAGGGCATGGGGGCACCATCTCTCGGAACTCAGTGACTGTCCAGGTTATGGCTCTGAACCCCACCCAGCAAGAGAATGAGGAAGACTCAG GGATCAGCCAGCCCCCCAGGAGTGTGCCCCAGCCTCAGGTCTTGGCTTCCACTGAGGAAAGCGAGGCAGGGAAACTGGACGCCAAGCAGGTGGTCCTCATTGACAGCTCTTACCAGTGTCAGTTCTGTCCAAACAAGTTCAGTACCTACTTCCAGCTCAAATCACACATGACCCAGCATAAGAACGAGCAG GTGTATAAGTGTGTCGTGAAGAGCTGTGCCCAGACGTTCCAGAAGCTAGATATGTTCCTGGAGCACATCAAGAGCCACCAGGAGGAACTGAGCTACCGGTGTCACCTGTGCAGCAAGGACTTCCCCTCCCTGTATGAGCTGGGTGTGCACCAGTACTCCCACAGCCTCCTGCCTCAGCACAGCCCTAAGAAGGATGTCACAGTCTACAA GTGTATCAAATGTGTCAATAAATACTCTACCCCTGAAGCCCTGGAACACCATCTCCAGACAGCAACTCACAACTTCCCCTGTCCACACTGCCAGAAG GTGTTCCCCTGCGAGCGGTACCTTCGACGTCATCTGCCCACTCATGGCAGTGGGGGCAAATTTAAGTGCCAGATATGTAAGAAGTTCTTCCGGAGGGAGCACTACCTCAAGCTGCATGCCCACATCCATTCTG GTGAAAAGCCCTTTAAATGCTCTTTATGTGACTCGGCCTTTAATCGGAAGGATAAGTTGAAGCGACATATGTTGATCCACGAGCCAACCAAGAAATATACATGCCCCTTCTC GACGCATACAGGCTGCAGTAAGGAGTTCAATCGTCCAGACAAGTTGAAGGCTCATATCCTTTCCCATTCGG GGATGAAGATCCACAATTGCCAGTTCTGTAGCAAGTGCTTTAGCCGCCGGGCCCATCTTGTGGAACACCAGCGCTCCCATACTGACAACTACAAGTACCGCTGCTCCAGCTGCGGCAAGGGCTTCACGCGTAACAAGTACTTGAAGGAGCACCGGTGCAGGCTGGGCCCACTCAAGGACAAAGACCCCCAGGCCTGCCGACTCCAGAAGCAGCGGGGGGCTCGGAGCCACAAGGCCTCCCCACCTGACCCATTGGGCCTGGAAGAACTCAAGGGCAGTACTGAGGGGACTGAGGGGGCTGGCTGTAGCAAAGACCCCTTCCCAGAGTCAGATGCGGTTCTCTCCATTGTGGTGGGAAGCTCAGTGGGGGGCGAGCCTGAGCTGGTGGTGCCAGGGCACACAGATGGCATGGGCCCAAACCTGACCCTGGCAGGACTGCAGTCTGCAGCTGAGGGCCCCTGTGCCATGTTGGCTGTCCCTGTGTATATTCAGACCACCGAGTGA
- the ZNF341 gene encoding zinc finger protein 341 isoform X3: MTHKREQCQGSAPALAAVSLATNSIYAPSVTSVQQAPPANRQQISTYITVPPSPLIQTLVQGNILVSDEVLMSAMSAFTSLDQPMPPVQPPVQPPVQSSLSMHSGPGYLPQPPPPPPPPPPLAPPPPPHPPPPPPPPPQNLGAPGRPSTGSSGVVEVYNASAPLAGSNVVEIQALGMQPYPPMEVPNQCVENPVYPSPPVYSPGKQGFKPKGPTPPDPLTNSTSGNVGAFNSPSTLKTRRPKSDGGLQEGKPKCQKLKCTYCNKTFTKNFDLQQHIRSHTGEKPFQCIVCGRAFAQKSNVKKHMQTHKVWPPGHGGTISRNSVTVQVMALNPTQQENEEDSGISQPPRSVPQPQVLASTEESEAGKLDAKQVVLIDSSYQCQFCPNKFSTYFQLKSHMTQHKNEQVYKCVVKSCAQTFQKLDMFLEHIKSHQEELSYRCHLCSKDFPSLYELGVHQYSHSLLPQHSPKKDVTVYKCIKCVNKYSTPEALEHHLQTATHNFPCPHCQKVFPCERYLRRHLPTHGSGGKFKCQICKKFFRREHYLKLHAHIHSGEKPFKCSLCDSAFNRKDKLKRHMLIHEPTKKYTCPFSTHTGCSKEFNRPDKLKAHILSHSGMKIHNCQFCSKCFSRRAHLVEHQRSHTDNYKYRCSSCGKGFTRNKYLKEHRCRLGPLKDKDPQACRLQKQRGARSHKASPPDPLGLEELKGSTEGTEGAGCSKDPFPESDAVLSIVVGSSVGGEPELVVPGHTDGMGPNLTLAGLQSAAEGPCAMLAVPVYIQTTE; the protein is encoded by the exons ATGACCCACAAGCGGGAGCAGTGTCAGGGGAGCGCCCCTGCACTGGCTGCTGTCTCCCTGGCCACCAATAGCATCTATGCGCCCTCTGTCACATCTGTGCAACAGGCTCCGCCAGCCAATCGCCAG CAGATCTCTACATATATCACAGTGCCCCCATCCCCTCTGATCCAGACTTTGGTACAAGGGAACATTTTGGTGAGTGATGAAGTGCTGATGTCAGCTATGTCAGCCTTCACATCACTGGATCAGCCAATGCCCCCTGTACAGCCCCCTGTGCAGCCTCCCGTGCAG AGCAGCCTGAGTATGCACTCAGGTCCAGGTTACCTCCCTCAGCCTCCACCCCCTCCACCGCCCCCTCCGCCGTtggcccctcctcctcccccgcATCCCCCGCCCCCGCCTCCGCCTCCTCCACAGAACCTCGGGGCTCCTGGACGTCCCAGCACGGGGAGCAGTGGAGTAGTAGAGGTTTACAACGCCTCTGCCCCCCTGGCAGGAAGCAACGTGGTGGAGATCCAGGCTCTGGGCATGCAGCCCTACCCCCCCATGGAG GTTCCAAACCAGTGTGTGGAGAATCCTGTGTACCCCAGTCCCCCTGTATATAGCCCTGGGAAACAGGGCTTCAAACCCAAAGGACCGACCCCACCTGACCCCTTGACCAACTCCACCAGTGGTAATGTGGGTGCTTTCAATTCCCCTTCCACATTGAAGACACGGCGTCCCAAAAGTGATGGTGGACTTCAAGAAG GGAAGCCCAAGTGCCAGAAACTCAAGTGTACCTACTGCAACAAAACCTTCACCAAGAACTTTGACCTGCAGCAACACATCCGAAG TCACACAGGGGAGAAACCCTTCCAGTGCATTGTCTGTGGCCGGGCCTTTGCACAGAAGTCAAATGTCAAGAAGCACATGCAGACCCACAAAGTGTGGCCACCAGGGCATGGGGGCACCATCTCTCGGAACTCAGTGACTGTCCAGGTTATGGCTCTGAACCCCACCCAGCAAGAGAATGAGGAAGACTCAG GGATCAGCCAGCCCCCCAGGAGTGTGCCCCAGCCTCAGGTCTTGGCTTCCACTGAGGAAAGCGAGGCAGGGAAACTGGACGCCAAGCAGGTGGTCCTCATTGACAGCTCTTACCAGTGTCAGTTCTGTCCAAACAAGTTCAGTACCTACTTCCAGCTCAAATCACACATGACCCAGCATAAGAACGAGCAG GTGTATAAGTGTGTCGTGAAGAGCTGTGCCCAGACGTTCCAGAAGCTAGATATGTTCCTGGAGCACATCAAGAGCCACCAGGAGGAACTGAGCTACCGGTGTCACCTGTGCAGCAAGGACTTCCCCTCCCTGTATGAGCTGGGTGTGCACCAGTACTCCCACAGCCTCCTGCCTCAGCACAGCCCTAAGAAGGATGTCACAGTCTACAA GTGTATCAAATGTGTCAATAAATACTCTACCCCTGAAGCCCTGGAACACCATCTCCAGACAGCAACTCACAACTTCCCCTGTCCACACTGCCAGAAG GTGTTCCCCTGCGAGCGGTACCTTCGACGTCATCTGCCCACTCATGGCAGTGGGGGCAAATTTAAGTGCCAGATATGTAAGAAGTTCTTCCGGAGGGAGCACTACCTCAAGCTGCATGCCCACATCCATTCTG GTGAAAAGCCCTTTAAATGCTCTTTATGTGACTCGGCCTTTAATCGGAAGGATAAGTTGAAGCGACATATGTTGATCCACGAGCCAACCAAGAAATATACATGCCCCTTCTC GACGCATACAGGCTGCAGTAAGGAGTTCAATCGTCCAGACAAGTTGAAGGCTCATATCCTTTCCCATTCGG GGATGAAGATCCACAATTGCCAGTTCTGTAGCAAGTGCTTTAGCCGCCGGGCCCATCTTGTGGAACACCAGCGCTCCCATACTGACAACTACAAGTACCGCTGCTCCAGCTGCGGCAAGGGCTTCACGCGTAACAAGTACTTGAAGGAGCACCGGTGCAGGCTGGGCCCACTCAAGGACAAAGACCCCCAGGCCTGCCGACTCCAGAAGCAGCGGGGGGCTCGGAGCCACAAGGCCTCCCCACCTGACCCATTGGGCCTGGAAGAACTCAAGGGCAGTACTGAGGGGACTGAGGGGGCTGGCTGTAGCAAAGACCCCTTCCCAGAGTCAGATGCGGTTCTCTCCATTGTGGTGGGAAGCTCAGTGGGGGGCGAGCCTGAGCTGGTGGTGCCAGGGCACACAGATGGCATGGGCCCAAACCTGACCCTGGCAGGACTGCAGTCTGCAGCTGAGGGCCCCTGTGCCATGTTGGCTGTCCCTGTGTATATTCAGACCACCGAGTGA
- the ZNF341 gene encoding zinc finger protein 341 isoform X4 translates to MHSGPGYLPQPPPPPPPPPPLAPPPPPHPPPPPPPPPQNLGAPGRPSTGSSGVVEVYNASAPLAGSNVVEIQALGMQPYPPMEVPNQCVENPVYPSPPVYSPGKQGFKPKGPTPPDPLTNSTSGNVGAFNSPSTLKTRRPKSDGGLQEGKPKCQKLKCTYCNKTFTKNFDLQQHIRSHTGEKPFQCIVCGRAFAQKSNVKKHMQTHKVWPPGHGGTISRNSVTVQVMALNPTQQENEEDSGISQPPRSVPQPQVLASTEESEAGKLDAKQVVLIDSSYQCQFCPNKFSTYFQLKSHMTQHKNEQVYKCVVKSCAQTFQKLDMFLEHIKSHQEELSYRCHLCSKDFPSLYELGVHQYSHSLLPQHSPKKDVTVYKCIKCVNKYSTPEALEHHLQTATHNFPCPHCQKVFPCERYLRRHLPTHGSGGKFKCQICKKFFRREHYLKLHAHIHSGEKPFKCSLCDSAFNRKDKLKRHMLIHEPTKKYTCPFSTHTGCSKEFNRPDKLKAHILSHSGMKIHNCQFCSKCFSRRAHLVEHQRSHTDNYKYRCSSCGKGFTRNKYLKEHRCRLGPLKDKDPQACRLQKQRGARSHKASPPDPLGLEELKGSTEGTEGAGCSKDPFPESDAVLSIVVGSSVGGEPELVVPGHTDGMGPNLTLAGLQSAAEGPCAMLAVPVYIQTTE, encoded by the exons ATGCACTCAGGTCCAGGTTACCTCCCTCAGCCTCCACCCCCTCCACCGCCCCCTCCGCCGTtggcccctcctcctcccccgcATCCCCCGCCCCCGCCTCCGCCTCCTCCACAGAACCTCGGGGCTCCTGGACGTCCCAGCACGGGGAGCAGTGGAGTAGTAGAGGTTTACAACGCCTCTGCCCCCCTGGCAGGAAGCAACGTGGTGGAGATCCAGGCTCTGGGCATGCAGCCCTACCCCCCCATGGAG GTTCCAAACCAGTGTGTGGAGAATCCTGTGTACCCCAGTCCCCCTGTATATAGCCCTGGGAAACAGGGCTTCAAACCCAAAGGACCGACCCCACCTGACCCCTTGACCAACTCCACCAGTGGTAATGTGGGTGCTTTCAATTCCCCTTCCACATTGAAGACACGGCGTCCCAAAAGTGATGGTGGACTTCAAGAAG GGAAGCCCAAGTGCCAGAAACTCAAGTGTACCTACTGCAACAAAACCTTCACCAAGAACTTTGACCTGCAGCAACACATCCGAAG TCACACAGGGGAGAAACCCTTCCAGTGCATTGTCTGTGGCCGGGCCTTTGCACAGAAGTCAAATGTCAAGAAGCACATGCAGACCCACAAAGTGTGGCCACCAGGGCATGGGGGCACCATCTCTCGGAACTCAGTGACTGTCCAGGTTATGGCTCTGAACCCCACCCAGCAAGAGAATGAGGAAGACTCAG GGATCAGCCAGCCCCCCAGGAGTGTGCCCCAGCCTCAGGTCTTGGCTTCCACTGAGGAAAGCGAGGCAGGGAAACTGGACGCCAAGCAGGTGGTCCTCATTGACAGCTCTTACCAGTGTCAGTTCTGTCCAAACAAGTTCAGTACCTACTTCCAGCTCAAATCACACATGACCCAGCATAAGAACGAGCAG GTGTATAAGTGTGTCGTGAAGAGCTGTGCCCAGACGTTCCAGAAGCTAGATATGTTCCTGGAGCACATCAAGAGCCACCAGGAGGAACTGAGCTACCGGTGTCACCTGTGCAGCAAGGACTTCCCCTCCCTGTATGAGCTGGGTGTGCACCAGTACTCCCACAGCCTCCTGCCTCAGCACAGCCCTAAGAAGGATGTCACAGTCTACAA GTGTATCAAATGTGTCAATAAATACTCTACCCCTGAAGCCCTGGAACACCATCTCCAGACAGCAACTCACAACTTCCCCTGTCCACACTGCCAGAAG GTGTTCCCCTGCGAGCGGTACCTTCGACGTCATCTGCCCACTCATGGCAGTGGGGGCAAATTTAAGTGCCAGATATGTAAGAAGTTCTTCCGGAGGGAGCACTACCTCAAGCTGCATGCCCACATCCATTCTG GTGAAAAGCCCTTTAAATGCTCTTTATGTGACTCGGCCTTTAATCGGAAGGATAAGTTGAAGCGACATATGTTGATCCACGAGCCAACCAAGAAATATACATGCCCCTTCTC GACGCATACAGGCTGCAGTAAGGAGTTCAATCGTCCAGACAAGTTGAAGGCTCATATCCTTTCCCATTCGG GGATGAAGATCCACAATTGCCAGTTCTGTAGCAAGTGCTTTAGCCGCCGGGCCCATCTTGTGGAACACCAGCGCTCCCATACTGACAACTACAAGTACCGCTGCTCCAGCTGCGGCAAGGGCTTCACGCGTAACAAGTACTTGAAGGAGCACCGGTGCAGGCTGGGCCCACTCAAGGACAAAGACCCCCAGGCCTGCCGACTCCAGAAGCAGCGGGGGGCTCGGAGCCACAAGGCCTCCCCACCTGACCCATTGGGCCTGGAAGAACTCAAGGGCAGTACTGAGGGGACTGAGGGGGCTGGCTGTAGCAAAGACCCCTTCCCAGAGTCAGATGCGGTTCTCTCCATTGTGGTGGGAAGCTCAGTGGGGGGCGAGCCTGAGCTGGTGGTGCCAGGGCACACAGATGGCATGGGCCCAAACCTGACCCTGGCAGGACTGCAGTCTGCAGCTGAGGGCCCCTGTGCCATGTTGGCTGTCCCTGTGTATATTCAGACCACCGAGTGA